Proteins found in one Lates calcarifer isolate ASB-BC8 linkage group LG8, TLL_Latcal_v3, whole genome shotgun sequence genomic segment:
- the trpt1 gene encoding tRNA 2'-phosphotransferase 1 isoform X2 gives MGLKMGTDGFLFVEELLAHPQFRSYSLEDVKRVVDTNDKQRFKLHSHPEDGRLQIRANQGHSVQVRDLDLKPVLAGSTDCPAEAVHGSYLRNWSSIQQQGLSRMKRTHIHLASGLPGEDGVISGMRKDCDLAVFIDVPKALTDGIEFFWSENGVLLTAGDAEGKLLPKYFSRALRLRPTRSILPLQ, from the exons ATGGGTCTTAAAATGGGTACAG ATGGCTTCTTGTTTGTGGAAGAACTCCTGGCTCACCCGCAGTTCCGCTCATACTCCTTGGAAGACGTCAAGAGAGTCGTGGATACAAATGACAAGCAGCGCTTCAAGCTCCATTCCCACCCAGAAGATGGACGCCTGCAGATTCGAGCCAATCAAGGCCATTCAGTGCAG GTAAGGGATTTGGACCTGAAACCGGTCCTGGCTGGTTCTACAGACTGCCCTGCTGAGGCTGTTCATGGCTCCTACCTCCGCAATTGGAGCTCCATCCAGCAGCAGGGTCTGAGCCGCATGAAGAGGACACACATCCACCTGGCATCAGGCCTTCCAGGGGAGGATGGCGTCATCAGTg GCATGAGGAAAGACTGTGATCTTGCTGTGTTTATTGATGTGCCCAAAGCCCTTACAG ATGGTATTGAGTTCTTCTGGTCAGAGAACGGTGTGTTGCTGACTGCAGGCGACGCAGAGGGAAAACTTCTCCCTAAATACTTCAGCCGAGCCTTACGACTGAGACCTACAA GGAGCATCCTACCACTGCAGTAG
- the trpt1 gene encoding tRNA 2'-phosphotransferase 1 isoform X1: MDSDRGGRGGRGRRRNRGGEDRDVRLSKSLSYALRHGANQMGLKMGTDGFLFVEELLAHPQFRSYSLEDVKRVVDTNDKQRFKLHSHPEDGRLQIRANQGHSVQVRDLDLKPVLAGSTDCPAEAVHGSYLRNWSSIQQQGLSRMKRTHIHLASGLPGEDGVISGMRKDCDLAVFIDVPKALTDGIEFFWSENGVLLTAGDAEGKLLPKYFSRALRLRPTRSILPLQ, encoded by the exons ATggacagtgacagaggaggaagaggaggcagaggaaggagaagaaatCGTGGTGGAGAG GACAGAGATGTCCGCCTGTCTAAATCCCTGTCTTATGCTCTTCGCCATGGGGCCAACCAAATGGGTCTTAAAATGGGTACAG ATGGCTTCTTGTTTGTGGAAGAACTCCTGGCTCACCCGCAGTTCCGCTCATACTCCTTGGAAGACGTCAAGAGAGTCGTGGATACAAATGACAAGCAGCGCTTCAAGCTCCATTCCCACCCAGAAGATGGACGCCTGCAGATTCGAGCCAATCAAGGCCATTCAGTGCAG GTAAGGGATTTGGACCTGAAACCGGTCCTGGCTGGTTCTACAGACTGCCCTGCTGAGGCTGTTCATGGCTCCTACCTCCGCAATTGGAGCTCCATCCAGCAGCAGGGTCTGAGCCGCATGAAGAGGACACACATCCACCTGGCATCAGGCCTTCCAGGGGAGGATGGCGTCATCAGTg GCATGAGGAAAGACTGTGATCTTGCTGTGTTTATTGATGTGCCCAAAGCCCTTACAG ATGGTATTGAGTTCTTCTGGTCAGAGAACGGTGTGTTGCTGACTGCAGGCGACGCAGAGGGAAAACTTCTCCCTAAATACTTCAGCCGAGCCTTACGACTGAGACCTACAA GGAGCATCCTACCACTGCAGTAG
- the LOC108872564 gene encoding LOW QUALITY PROTEIN: zinc finger and BTB domain-containing protein 3-like (The sequence of the model RefSeq protein was modified relative to this genomic sequence to represent the inferred CDS: deleted 1 base in 1 codon), which translates to MEFPQHSQQLLSALRSQRQRGFLCDCTVLVGSSRFLAHRAVLASCSPFFHMFYSDSPGGGSGNGTNSSVTLDSDIVTAAAFGLLLDFVYEGVLQLEESPPVEDILAAASFLHMNEVVRVCKRRLQRRGPLAEADSTRCEEIAGVRRAVETGREGGGDGGAEPVMAMAGDHLNPVAMAAALSPVSVVAERRQLESVKSERRTGGGSSEARVHTPLSPDLADTTQPGMDAPPLPPGGELVQGLIAGQSVPASGGHTSLGTGGQGEGSALCSPCSTTETYSLSSNQQPSSSSSSSLVLVSQAGGRSVVALSEPSLSPSPHQDIPQLSRDSDSVRKPSETDNRGTSGGGQQMIMLIQASAPTSRLQTHPTHSQIQRANPPQIRIQNTVSLQHQSSDFHGAPQTQTLKGLEGDTGTSSATRNVGRVRTDNSEGENVKVKVEAIVISDEELEEEKEENREMGPVMEVDDEFEDDIQEDELNSPQFLHSHPQGLLQMTSHSNDYSFPLSPSSSSSGAGPSSQEASSFTASLIPPSAAQQHSDPPAYFQDFQDSMGNFVEDVPTCGVCGKTFSCTYTLRRHAIVHTRERPYECRYCYRSYTQSGDLYRHIRKAHDHTLPAKRSKADMEPSLPPQPPPPPPPLS; encoded by the exons ATGGAGTTCCCCCAGCATTCCCAGCAACTACTATCAGCTTTGCGTTCCCAACGCCAGCGGGGCTTCCTCTGTGACTGCACCGTCCTGGTGGGCTCATCCCGTTTCCTGGCTCACCGGGCTGTTTTGGCCTCATGCTCGCCTTTCTTCCACATGTTTTACTCAGATTCCCCGGGGGGTGGCAGTGGAAACGGCACCAACAGCTCTGTCACACTCGACAGTGACATTGTCACAGCTGCTGCATTTGGCTTGCTCTTGGACTTTGTCTATGAAGgtgtgctgcagctggaggagtCTCCACCTGTGGAGGACATATTGGCGGCTGCAAGCTTTCTGCATATGAACGAGGTGGTGAGAGTGTGCAAGAGACGACTACAAAGACGAGGGCCTCTCGCTGAGGCAGACAGCACTCGCTGTGAAGAGATCGCCGGTGTGAGGAGGGCAGTAGAGAcgggaagagaaggagggggtgACGGTGGAGCTGAGCCTGTGATGGCCATGGCAGGAGATCACTTGAATCCAGTTGCCATGGCAGCGGCACTCTCACCAGTGTCCGTAGTGGCAGAGAGGAGGCAGTTGGAGTCTGTGAAGTCTGAGCGGAGGACTGGTGGGGGGTCATCAGAGGCACGAGTTCACACTCCTCTGAGCCCTGACCTTGCTGATACCACCCAGCCAGGCATGGACGCCCCTCCTCTGCCCCCAGGTGGAGAGCTGGTGCAGGGCCTCATTGCTGGCCAGTCTGTCCCAGCCTCTGGAGGTCACACCAGTTTGGGGACTGGAGGTCAGGGGGAGGGGTCAGCACTCTGTAGCCCTTGCAGCACCACAGAGACATACAG CCTCAGCAGCAACCAGCAgccctcctcctcgtcttcatcCTCCCTGGTCCTGGTGAGTCAGGCCGGTGGTCGGTCAGTGGTGGCTCTTTCAGAACCCAGCCTCTCCCCCAGCCCACATCAGGACATCCCACAACTGTCTCGTGACAGCGACTCTGTCAGGAAACCTTCAGAGACAGACAACAGAGGTACATCAGGCGGAGGACAGCAGATGATTATGTTAATCCAAGCATCAGCGCCCACCTCACGCTTACAAACCCaccccacacactcacagattcAGCGTGCAAATCCTCCCCAAATCCGAATCCAGAACACTGTGTCACTCCAGCACCAAAGCTCTGACTTTCACGGTGCTCCTCAGACACAAACCCTTAAAGGACTCGAGGGGGATACGGGGACTTCATCCGCCACTAGAAATGTGGGGAGAGTGAGAACAGACAACAGTGAAGGAGAGAATGTGAAAGTCAAAGTGGAGGCCATTGTTATTTCTGAcgaagagctggaggaggagaaggaggagaacagagagatggGA CCAGTGATGGAAGTGGACGATGAGTTTGAAGATGACATCCAGGAAGATGAGCTGAACAGCCCCCAGTTTCTCCACTCCCACCCACAAGGCCTCCTGCAGATGACCTCCCATTCAAATGACtactcctttcctctctccccctcctcctcctcctccggcgCCGGCCCCTCCTCCCAGGAAGCCTCCTCCTTCACCGCGTCCCTCATTCCTCCGTCCGCAGCCCAGCAGCATTCAGACCCTCCTGCCTACTTCCAGGACTTCCAGGACTCAATGGGAAACTTTGTGGAGGATGTCCCCACGTGCGGCGTCTGCGGGAAGACTTTCTCGTGCACGTACACACTGAGGCGGCACGCCATCGTGCATACACGCGAGCGCCCTTATGAGTGCCGCTACTGCTACCGGAGCTACACACAGTCGGGCGACCTGTACCGGCACATTCGCAAAGCTCATGACCACACGCTGCCAGCCAAACGCAGCAAGGCGGACATGGAGCCCTCCCTGCCACCGcagccgcctcctcctcctcctcctctcagctaa